The Leopardus geoffroyi isolate Oge1 chromosome C1, O.geoffroyi_Oge1_pat1.0, whole genome shotgun sequence sequence gctcagtgcagaccctcacgtagggcttgaacccacgaccctggcatcatgacctgagctgaaattgagggttggacactcaactgactgagccacccaggcacccctccctcttgTAACAGTCTAAACAAGACAGTGACATCCACGTTCAGAAACAAACTTGTCATTGGGGCTTTTATTGTATCAAGTACCTAAGGCTTTCTCAAAAAGAAGCTGTTTTCAAGTGAGACATTGAAGTGTACAAGCTATTATCCTCAGCTACAGACAACTTTCATCACACTAAGAATTGCCCTAAatacaaaaatctgtattttgctATGGATTAGCATATATCAAGAACATAAATAATACTTGTGAAATTTTTGTGTCTCAGCCTAAAGTGACGACTTGTTTGTGTAAAAATAATGGCATTGCAAATGGGCATGTAAGTATCTAATTTGATTTAAAAGGTTATAGAATTTACAATCAAAATACCGTATTATATAGAGCATTGCCTAAAAAGGCATATATCCAAATCACAGGAAAATTTAAGTATGCTTTTCTCAAGGCAGCAGAATTTTACAAACTTTGATATCATCACTATTGAAATAACTAGGattagggcacctgggtcactcagttggttaagcgtacaactcttgattttggctcaagtcatgatctcacagtttgtgggatcaagccctatgtcaggctttgtactggcagtgtggagcctgtttgggattctctctcactctctctctctctctctctctctctgcccctcctctgcgtaCATGAGtactctcacacaaaataaataggtaaataaacattttttaaaaaaagaattaggatcTGTTTTCCTGATTCTGTTGAGTCAGAGAAAGGATCTTGGTCGTGTTATAACTATGCATTTTTGCCTCTGgctgtttaagaaaaaaacttagtaaaaaacccttccttccttctgttcacATCATCAGATGGGATGTTCTGATTTTCTCGCTTGTCCACTGCCACATGTTGTTAGGCTGAGTGGCTTTGCCTGCATCTGCCTTGCTGTGACAGGGAGGAAATGGCTACCTCACAAAAGGCCTCTGAAGCTTAGGTCATTTCTGTGAATAAAGGTTCCTACTAAGTTGTAGCTTTTTTTGAATTGGAgttttaaaaggataaagagaTGTGTAGAAATTGGAGTGAGTTCAGAGaaccaaagaaaatgagcaaGGCATTGGAGAGCGAGAGCTGTGAGGACAGAGGGTTGGGAGCCTTGTGTTGGAAGGCGTGCTCTTCTCAGAATGGCAGCTTTCATATTCACTAAGGTCTAGGGCCAAAATCATACAGATAGATTTAGGTTAGTGATGAGTAAAATGCTGAAAGGATGTGGTCAATGAGGAAAAAGCATGAAAGTCCTTCTGGGGCTCTTTAAAAGTAGGGCGGGCTAATTTGGAAGTTCTAAAAAGGTAGAGAAGACAATGATGAAGAATCTGACAGGTCCAGTGCTGTCTTGCAGTCTTGAAATGTCCTCATCCATCTTCATGATGGCTGCCATCCCATCCTTCTGCCCCTAGGAGTCCTGGGCAAGAGGGGCTGTAGTTGCCTGCCTCTGTCTGTGATGATCATAAGCTTTATGGAAAGTGAAAAATAGTTCTTCTTTAGGAAAAGGTTAGGAGTTCCTGGCCTGGAGATCAGGGTCTTCCAGTTGTGTTGGTCTGAAGCCTTTTGTGACCTGGTGACCTGGATGAGAAAGAGGATTTGATGACTCTTACCCTCTCCATGTAGACCCTGTCTTTtggttattttctccttttaactaATCTTTTGAATGAATGCTTAACCTTTCTCTTGTTGTTAGGGTTCTGCAGCATTCCAGACCTCGAGCACTGAATCAGGATGGGAAAAAGACGTTGTGTTCCTCCACTCGAGCCCAAGTTGGCAGCAGGCTGTTGTGGGGTCAAGAAGCCCAAGTTATCTGGAAGTGGAACGCACAGTCACGGGAACCAGTCCACAACTGTCCCCGGCTCTAGTTCAGGACCTCTTCAAAACCACCAGCATGTGGATGGCAGCAGTGGTCGGGAAAATGTGTCGGACTTAACTCTAGGACCTGGAAATTCTCCCATTACACGAATGAATCCCGCATCGGGAGCGCTGAGCCCTCTCCCCCGGCCAAATGGAACTGCCAACACCACCAAGAACCTGGTGGTGACTGCAGAGATGTGCTGCTACTGCTTTGATGTCCTCTACTGTCACCTCTATGGCTTCCCACAGCCACGACTTCCTAGATTCACCAATGACCCCTAGTGAGTAAATCAGGTACAGGGGACAGTGAGAAAGGCGTGACGACGTCTTTCTTGGGTTGTTCTCTTGAGATCCTGTACTTATACAAAGCTTTGGCATCATTTGGGCAGAGGGTAACAGGATTAGGACGATGAGAAATGTCCAGGCATAGCTAAAACGGTATCTGGATTCAGGAGTGGAAGAGGTCTACATTATGCTTGGAGGAGGTATAGGCTTGTTTTTAAGGTCATGTTCTAGAAATCAGGAGGATTTGGTTCTTCTGTTCTTGGTTCTTCTGTTGGTTTGTTGGTTCATATTGCAGTGGGTAGGAAGCCACACCATCACATCATTGTGGACCTGGATGTTGAAGTTCAAGTGAATTGGATGTGTCTGAGGGCCAGGCTGGAGACTAGGAGCTGTGATGCTCTTAAGGAACGTCCCCTCACTTTGTTGGTAATCCCACATGGCTGCTGGTACCCCGCCAAGAGTGTCAGAATCTGCTTTACTGTTTTCAGTTCAAGACTCTGTTATTTGTCCCAAGCTGTCTCAAGGTGTCAATGACTTAAATGAAGAATatgcaggagcacctgggtggcttggttggttaagcgttctgactctggattttagctcaggtcacgataccacggttcatgagtttgagccccacatcgggctctgggttgacagtgtggagcctgcttgggattctctctccctctacccctcccctgttagTGCCCACACAtacaccttctttctctctcaaaataaataaaaataaaagggaatatgTATAATGTGAAGAAATTTCATGCTGgtgttttcttcctcctcagaattggaagcaggtttgAGGTGgctttagtttttttcccctttttttttttttgccttaatgtttatttatttttgagagacagagcatgaacaggggaggggcagagagagggagacacagaatctgaaacaggctccaggctctgagctgtcagcacagagccccacgtggggcttgaacccacaaaccgtgagatcatgagctgagccaaagtcagatgctcagccaactgagccacccagacgcccctctgaGGTGGCTTTAAAAGCactgaagaggggcgcctgggtggcgcagtcggttaagtgtccgacttcagccaggtcacgatctcgcggtccgtgagttcgagccccgcgtcaggctctgggctgacggctcagagcctggagcctgtttccgattctgtgtctccctctctctctgcccctcccccgttcatgctctgtctctctctgtcccaaaaagaaataaacgttgaaaaaaaaaaaaaaatttaaaagcactgAAGAGATGCTTTTGGAGCATTCATTGACCTAAGATGATTCATTCCTCAACTGTTAATGCCATATTGGGGCAATGCATAGCCCCGCTGGGCAGGGAGTAGAGaggtataaagaaaaaatcctccCTCTTGGGAGACTTACTGAGTTGGCAGATCACACACACAAAGCTAAATAGTGTGTATGGCACactgggcagaaagagaggggaggttATACCTGTGTGATTGTGTCAGAGGAGAGCAAGTATAGAGGAAAATGTTCTAACTTTTTAGGGAAGTATTGCCATGGGATACCATggtcagaaaattcctgactgaacATGTGGAGATTCTGAGCTTTGATCCTAGTGGGATCAAATGTGTCCCTAGCAGGAGACAGACATAGATTTGGAACAGTGGGTAGTGGCTGCAGCGCTGTAAGGTATGGGCTGTTGTATTCAGGGGCTGATCTTTCCATCCTGCAGACAGTGGAATTTTTGAGGGGTTTTGAGTAGGTTTTGGGACAGGAACTTCGGCTGCTGCTGTTCAGGTGTTTACTGGAGGAAAAAGATAGGTGGCAGATCTGCTTCATAACAGTGATCAGAGTagacagctttaaaaaattaagttgctTTTAGAAGTATTTTGCTCAATCTAAGAACTAAGGGCATAGACATAGAGAAGAATCTCAGGAAGAAGAGACAGCCCTGTAACCTGTTAGTAAAATATCTGTTCCCATCAATCTAGTGTAGCCTGATAAAGCAGGACTTGGCCTAAAAGCAGAAAGTGGCAACTTCCACTAATAACAAGCTTTCTTAAGGatacatagtttttcttttccaaacattTATGAGCAGGACCAGGGGCAGAAATAATTAGAACAGTGTGGGGTCGTGGGGAATGGAGAGGGCATATGCAGGTTGTGTCTTCATGAAGGATGTAACTGGGAAACATGGACACTTCTAAGAATAATTAAGAGGAGAAAGatatggaaaattaaaagaaattgagtcctgggcagaggaaaaggaaaatacccCAAACGTGTCAAAGTGAACTGAACCATAGGCAAggagcacaggaagggcagagagcgccTCCCTTCAGGCTGCCGTGCTGTAGTGTCCTCCCGTCTCCATCTGCATGGTTCCCAGGAAGCCAGAGTCCTTCAGGTAGCTGCAGTTCAGGAAACAGTCCTTTTGGGGAATAACCAAAATGAACAGGGCAAAAGCAAAGCTTTGTTCTTATCCATAACTGATTTGGGGCTGgagaatgttttttgttttgcttttttagtcCGCTCTTTGTGACATGGAAGACAGGGCGGGACAAGCGGCTTCGTGGCTGCATTGGGACCTTCTCAGCCATGAATCTTCATTCAGGACTCAGGGAATACACGTTAACCAGGTAATGACACCAGACGTAAGCTGTGCAGATAAATTGGCTAGAATTGAAAAGAACTACTTGACTTTATTTCTTCTAAGTGGTAAAAGTTTGAGTGTTCTTCTTTTGGTAATCAGGAATTGTGGGGCCTTAATCTGGTGAGTCACTAATCAGTTCAAGTGTAGACAGTTAATAGCATCATGTTATTTTTAGCACGTTAGTACAGATGGGTAATCAATATTCTCTGCATAGCTCAGGGTTCATAAGTATTTGGGCATATAATGTTGGCTCCTAACTCCAGAGCAGCCTcacttctgttttctgtcccCTCCAGTGCACTTAAGGACAGCCGATTCCCCCCCCTGACCCGAGAGGAGCTGCCCAAACTtttctgctctgtctccctccttacTAACTTTGAGGATGCCAGTGATTACCTGGACTGGGAGGTGAGAACAGCCGCATTTGGAACTCTGCATCTCTCGTTGCATTTGGGTTCGGGTTAGTACATGGTAATGTATCTCCTTCATTGAGAGAGGGTATAAGAATGTAAAAGCTGAGTTTAGAAGCAATTGGGGGCCATATAGGGGATAAGAAAGGTGCTGTGATCTTAGAATTAGGGAAGAAATgtgaagtctttcttttcttgtgtcttccCAGTCCATTCTTTTCCCTATCCTTCTCCCACTCCTAATAGAAACTGATATTGGGGATAAAAGAGAGCATTTCAGATCCCTCTTGGCTAGTCCTTGAGTAAAAAAGTTGTTGTTCGGAGCCATATGTGAGGAGTCATGAGCCTAAATCAAAACCCTGTGATATGTTTAATGGAATAGATTAAAAGTGGAATATTTAAGATTATTGGATGAGCTACTGAAAGAATGTATTTCTGCAACCCTCATACGCGGGAGGGGTGGCTACAGGTAGACTCACAGCTTCCCTCAAGCTGAAGTTACTTCGGCTTCAATACCTGAGGAAAGAGTTAATCATGAAGAGTAGCAGGTTCTCCTTTTCTCAGACCTGGATTGAGCTCGTCAGGGGACAATGTCAATTAAGTGTGGATGACTGCAGTTCCATTAGAATAAGTAAATGCCATTTATTGGTTATTTTTTCTGTAGGTAGGGGTCCATGGGATTCGAATTGAATTCATCAATGAAAAAGGCGTCAAACGTACAGCCACATACTTACCTGAGGTTGCTAAGGAACAAGGTGAGTTGGACAAATGGAATTTCAGTGAAGGATACTATTCACACAATTACCATGTAAAGGCAGGAAAGTGGAGTGTTGTCTTTCAGCCCAACTGCAACTACAAATGAGTGCCTTTCTTCCTCTTACCATCTATCAAGTCTTAGGGAATGAGAAATAAACTCCCAAAAAGATGCAGGAGCTGAGGGTTTCCTttgtggcacagtcggttaagcatgactcttggtcttggcccAGGTCACAgtttcacagttagtgagtttgaaccatgcgttggactctgctgatggtgtggagcctacttggctctccccctctctgcccctcctccatgagAGCGTGCATGCGCACGCCCACGCAtgcgctctctctaaataaataaactttttaaaaattcataagaaataattttttaaaaagatgtaggagctgagaaagaagagaggttAAGACTTCCCTTACTCACCCCCTAGTTTCATTTCTTGgtgaaaaattttgttttttggccCCCAAAATGAGTAGTATTTGTAGCAGAATTCCAGTAATCAACTGGATGATTTTATGGAGCTCATTGTAAAGTGAAGTTGCCTGTATCACTGGGTTTTGAACTTTTGGTCATTAATTATTGAACAATGTTATACCTAGATAAAGGGAAAACATAATCTTCCCTCTtccactcgcttgctctctctctctctttcaaaacttagtaagttcaaggggcgcctgggtggtgcaatcggttaagcgtccgacttcagccaggtcacgatctcgcggtccgtgagttcgagccccgcatcgggctctgggctgatggctcggagcctggagcctgtttccgattctgtgtctccctctctctctgcccctcccccgttcatgctctgtctctctctgtcccaaaaataaataaacgttgaaaaaaaaaaaaattaaaaaaaaaaaaacaaaaacttagtaAGTTCTTATAATGAGACAATAAAGGTAGGAGGTGGGTTAGAtaggttttctctttaaaagaatatttagaatACCTTTCAATGTTGCCTCTGTGTTCTGTGATacataattcatttttcttttgggacatctgggtcgctcagttggttaaatgtccaactcttgatttccgctcaggtcatgatctcatggtttgcgagatcgagccccgtatcaggctctgcgctgatagcagggagcctgcttgagattctgtctgcctctctgcccctctccctactctcaaaataaatagactttaaaaaacgtattaaacataatttacttttctttctctcttctctttgtccctttcttcttttttgtctgtttttgaaaataatatgtaaaacacAACAGTATTTGTTGGATGTGAACCTGGAATAGAGAAAAATAGCCATTTCAGTGTATCGATGAACTAATTATGTGGAGAGTGATTGCCTTATTGGTTTACATCATGGTTGTGtttaaactttttcaaaagcATTGTGGATGTAGCATAAAAAGGAAGCCTTTTAGCTACCTTAAGGTCATAAGTCTAACATTTCTGTATAAGGAGGCACACCATAAATACTTCCTAACAGTGAGATGTGGTGACAGTATAGGTAAATAATGAAATTACTTGTGCCGTTTGAAAATTGGttgacataatttaaaaattgggggtAATTTTAGGGGTTTCTCTTTGGTTTCCAATTTTGATACATTtgactttattaaaaatgtacagaaacaACATAATATATGTGTGAAAAATTTTCCTGTCCTTCATGAAGGAATAGCTTCCCTCCTGCTATCAGTTCTCTGTAATAGAAAACAGGACTTCTAGAAATGATCTAAATAAAGGAAGAGCTACACAAAGGAGTATAGGTGACAGAATTTGAATTCTCTCCTCCCACAGAACAGTCTTAGTTACCAGCACTAGTCCAGCAGGCAGGTCTTAAGTTGACACTATGTTTGTTGCTAGGTAATTATGCTGGGATCACATCTGACAGGAAAGACACAGAGCAGAGGGCCTAGGGACAGCTGTTGTGTGTGTTGggtttatcatctcacatctcaGGTTCTACTTGGACTGTCAGTGAGGCAGATGGGGCTCTAGGGATGTGGGGCCAGTATCCAGGGCTCCCTTTGACTGTAGCAGACTTGGCGGCTTCTCTTCTCTTGCCGTGTTAGAACATGCCCTACTCTTGTGTCATCAAGCACTGACCTCATTGTGCCTCTCTTCTCAGACTGGGATCAGATCCAGACAATAGACTCATTGCTCAGGAAAGGTGGCTTTAAGGCTCCAATTACCAGTGAATTCAGAAAAACGATCAAACTCACCAGGTAAACCCACTGTTTCGTTTTCTTTGTCACTTTAATTTAGTTGGGGATGGATGGAGGATACTTGTGATGGAAAGGGTTAGAAAAGATTTTCTCTGCTAATGTCCCTAAAGAAGTGTGGGTCAGGTTTAAGCTGGGAGGAAGCAGTGGCAGCAGAAGCAAAGACTCCCCAGTGTCTTGGGCATCTCTGCAGCTGAAGTGATGGCAGAGCTGGAGCAGAGTTTAGGCCACGATCAGGTGGTGGGTGTCTTTGCCAGACCCAATGGTTGGGAGGCTAAGAGGGCAGACTGAGGCCAGGAACAAAGGCTCTCAGCGTAGAGTTCCAGGGTCAGTTGAAGTCACATGCAGTCAGGTGGCAGGGGATACAGGTGGTGTGTTAACAGGATAGTCAGTGCTTTTTACAGAGGGTTCCAAGAAAGGCCACACCTGTTGGGGGAGGTTGCCTCATGTGATAGAATGCACATGGACTTGGAGTCTGAACCCCAGTTCACCGCTGCCtagccatgacctgagccggttaCTTACTCTGCCtctttgagggggagggggactttGCTGTATATAAGAAGTGAATTATAATTCCTTGGGGTTGTATTAGATGTGGTAAGGTAATGTATGAAGAATTTCTAGCACAGGGCCAGGCAATAATTGTAGGTGGTCAGTAGATGTCGGTTCTCTTGCCATCCCTACTGAAATCGGAAACACTGAGAGGTTTAGCTTCTGTGGGCTTCTGTGGGCCTCTGTTGGccccttcatctgtaaaatactgaaaatcaTATACTAACCTCACAGGTCTATTTGGAAGATAACCCAGTGTTTTTGAAATGCTTTGgattccaaaaaaaagaaaaacttcaaatacaaagcattattattattattattattataatttatttgaacAGCCATTTCCCTGTCAAAATTCAGGAATAATCACCTTGCAGTGGAGGAGTGATTACAGTGGGAAAGAGATGGCTCTGGGTAAGGATTGTCACACCCAGCTCCTGTGGTCTGTAGTAGGCTCCATAGGTTTGTAACACCCCATGCTTCGCATCCTGACTCATGGCTCTTTCCAGAGCAAAGCCAAAGTGCTATGAACTCTGTTCTGATGACCCTGTGATATGATATGGCATATTCATCTGGGAATTGAGACCCGTCCTATATAGCCCCAGGATCCTTTAACCTGCTGCATCAGAATTTGACCCAGAATAGGTATCTGTGCCCCTTTTAGTTATCAGTAACTTGTTTGTTGCTTTTCTGCAAATTGAGGTTGCATTTCTGTCAAATTTATCACATTTTATGCAGTAGATATGCAGTTTGCACTGGGCATTGGTATAGCCATCTTCCAATCTGCCACCCGCGTAATTTGACCTTGACATTCTTCATCCAGACCCCAGTAGCAGATTGCTTAAGAGCAGCCTGACGATAAGCATATGTAGTGTTTAAAGGTGGGATGTGCAGAAAATACATTCTCAGGGGTGAATTGTGATTGTGCTTTTTCATCTTGTTCATTTGTAATAACAACATTGTTTTCTTGTgctgtctttcattttctgtaagtAAGATTGCTCTTGGTCTTCCAtcttattctttcaaaatgtgGAATAAGCTTTTGGTTTTCTCTGCTGAGTGACTTTACAAAATGAAGGGTTTGAGGTTCCTAATACCCTTTCCTGTTTCCTTATACAGGTACCGAAGTGAGAAGGTGACAATCAGTTATGCAGAGTATATTGCTTCTCGACAACACTGTTTCCAGAATGGCACTCTTCATGCCCCGCCCCTCTACAATCATTACTCCTGACACAAGGCTGCATGACCAGTCCCACCCCCCTGTGGCCACCAATGGCTATGACATCATTGGAGCAGATGCCTCCTCTTCCTGGTCCAGTTACTTCTATTACTGCACCATTTTATGATGCTAGCTTCCGTTGCCAAGTCTGCCTCCAGCTGActgaggg is a genomic window containing:
- the AMMECR1L gene encoding AMMECR1-like protein — encoded protein: MGKRRCVPPLEPKLAAGCCGVKKPKLSGSGTHSHGNQSTTVPGSSSGPLQNHQHVDGSSGRENVSDLTLGPGNSPITRMNPASGALSPLPRPNGTANTTKNLVVTAEMCCYCFDVLYCHLYGFPQPRLPRFTNDPYPLFVTWKTGRDKRLRGCIGTFSAMNLHSGLREYTLTSALKDSRFPPLTREELPKLFCSVSLLTNFEDASDYLDWEVGVHGIRIEFINEKGVKRTATYLPEVAKEQDWDQIQTIDSLLRKGGFKAPITSEFRKTIKLTRYRSEKVTISYAEYIASRQHCFQNGTLHAPPLYNHYS